A region of Lycium barbarum isolate Lr01 chromosome 3, ASM1917538v2, whole genome shotgun sequence DNA encodes the following proteins:
- the LOC132633297 gene encoding uncharacterized protein LOC132633297 isoform X2, whose protein sequence is MVGNFVHPFADLGFHSGWRNYSSSEEEEYTDETICPPSPLSQSSRVSRARSFSRRNRHWFRYIISWLLFPIKFMLGLPLFIYALGRGSRACRTSESFQSSHVQARNRLQTLRVQVIQRATDRRRGVVEDLHLATEITIEAVFEFFHKAAHCLLSPIGTLKKVVKWFSSDNSGHGDGPPVGSGVSVPVDTLSENDPTPRERKMGFHSLNTDARTCQDVITELGYPYEALRVVTDDGYILLLERIPRRDARKVVYLQHGVFDSSMGWVSNGVVGSPAFAAYDQGYDVFLGNFRGLVSREHIDKNISSRQYWKYSINEHGTQDIPAMIAMIHKTKVTELKNSQKAVEGENDNDQPYKLCAICHSLGGAAILMYILTRQLEEKPHRLSRLILLSPAGFHHDSNPVFTVMEYLFLLMSPLLAPFVPAFYIPTRFFRMLFNKLARDFHNLPAVGGLVQTLISYLVGGDSSNWVGVLGLPHYNMNDMPAVSFRVALHLAQIKHTRKFIMFDYGSAAANMEAYGSPRPLDLGEYYFLIDIPVDLVAGRKDKIIRPSMVRKHYKLMKDAGVEVSYNEFEYAHLDFTFSHHEELLAYVMSRLILVGASMKQQPDQKSLKIRRKEGQASSSC, encoded by the exons ATGGTTGGGAACTTCGTCCATCCTTTCGCGGACCTCGGCTTCCACAGTGGATGGAGAA ATTATTCATCatcagaagaagaagaatataCTGATGAAACCATTTGTCCTCCATCTCCACTGTCACAAAGTTCTCGGGTATCTAGAGCTCGCAGTTTTTCAAGGCGGAACAGGCATTGGTTCAGATACATCATCTCATGGCTCCTATTCCCAATCAAATTTATGTTGGGCCTACCTTTGTTTATATATGCTTTGGGTAGGGGCAGTAGAGCCTGTCGGACATCTGAGAGTTTCCAGTCTTCCCATGTACAAGCTAGGAATAGACTACAGACACTCAGGGTTCAGGTTATCCAGCGTGCGACTGACAGAAGACGTGGTGTTGTTGAG GATCTCCATCTAGCAACTGAGATCACCATAGAGGCTGTTTTTGAATTTTTTCACAAGGCAGCACACTGTCTTCTTTCACCAATAGGCACCTTAAAGAAAGTGGTGAAGTGGTTCTCTTCTGACAACAGTGGTCATGGGGATGGTCCCCCTGTTGGTTCAGGTGTCTCTGTTCCTGTGGACACCCTTTCAGAGAATGATCCTACTCCTAGAGAACGGAAGATGGGCTTTCATTCCCTCAATACAGATGCTCGGACATGTCAAGATGTCATTACAGagcttgg ATACCCATATGAAGCTCTTCGTGTTGTTACTGATGATGGATATATTCTCCTTTTGGAGAGAATTCCAAG ACGTGATGCTCGGAAGGTTGTTTATCTACAACATGGGGTTTTTGATTCATCCATGGG TTGGGTATCGAATGGAGTTGTTGGTTCCCCAGCATTTGCAGCCTATGATCAAG GATATGATGTTTTCCTAGGAAATTTCAGGGGATTGGTCTCGAGAGAGCACATTGACAAGAATATATCCTCACGTCA GTACTGGAAGTACTCTATAAATGAGCATGGGACACAAGATATACCTGCAATGATAGCGATGATCCACAAAACAAAAGTTACTGAATTGAAAAATAGCCAAAAAGCTGTGGAGGGAGAGAACGACAATGATCAGCCTTACAAACTTTGTGCAATTTGCCATAGTTTGGGAGGAGCTGCTATTCTAATGTACATCCTAACACGTCAACTTGAGGAAAAGCCCCATAGGCTATCAAGATTAATCTTATTATCACCTGCTGGCTTTCATCATGATTCCAATCCTGTATTCACAGTGATGGAATACTTGTTCCTACTAATGTCTCCTCTGCTTGCCCCCTTTGTGCCAGCTTTCTATATACCCACTCGGTTTTTCCGCATGCTGTTTAACAAGTTGGCCCGGGACTTCCATAACTTACCAGCAGTTGGAGGCCTTGTGCAAACTCTCATAAGTTATTTGGTTGGTGGAGACAGTTCAAATTGGGTTGGAGTCTTGGGGTTGCCACACTACAATATGAATGATATGCCAGCTGTTTCGTTCCGCGTGGCTCTTCATTTGGCACAGATCAAGCACACTAGGAAGTTTATAATGTTTGACTATGGCAGTGCAGCTGCGAACATGGAAGCTTATGGTTCTCCTCGGCCTTTAGATTTGGGGGAGTACTATTTCCTTATTGATATTCCTGTTGATCTTGTTGCTGGGCGAAAGGACAAGATCATCAGGCCATCTATGGTAAGGAAACATTATAAGTTGATGAAGGATGCAGGTGTGGAGGTGTCATATAATGAGTTTGAGTATGCTCATTTAGATTTTACATTTTCCCATCATGAAGAACTATTGGCGTATGTTATGTCTCGATTAATTTTAGTAGGTGCTTCTATGAAGCAGCAACCTGATCAGAAATCGTTGAAGATTAGGAGAAAAGAGGGGCAAGCCAGCAGCAGCTGTTAA
- the LOC132633297 gene encoding uncharacterized protein LOC132633297 isoform X1, producing the protein MQRLVDHTLAVTKESVKTLTYESLNNVVRLINGVSAILLTILPGKSSILEGIHGWELRPSFRGPRLPQWMENGASSFNQFIHELSIDSDTSSSSVDYSSSEEEEYTDETICPPSPLSQSSRVSRARSFSRRNRHWFRYIISWLLFPIKFMLGLPLFIYALGRGSRACRTSESFQSSHVQARNRLQTLRVQVIQRATDRRRGVVEDLHLATEITIEAVFEFFHKAAHCLLSPIGTLKKVVKWFSSDNSGHGDGPPVGSGVSVPVDTLSENDPTPRERKMGFHSLNTDARTCQDVITELGYPYEALRVVTDDGYILLLERIPRRDARKVVYLQHGVFDSSMGWVSNGVVGSPAFAAYDQGYDVFLGNFRGLVSREHIDKNISSRQYWKYSINEHGTQDIPAMIAMIHKTKVTELKNSQKAVEGENDNDQPYKLCAICHSLGGAAILMYILTRQLEEKPHRLSRLILLSPAGFHHDSNPVFTVMEYLFLLMSPLLAPFVPAFYIPTRFFRMLFNKLARDFHNLPAVGGLVQTLISYLVGGDSSNWVGVLGLPHYNMNDMPAVSFRVALHLAQIKHTRKFIMFDYGSAAANMEAYGSPRPLDLGEYYFLIDIPVDLVAGRKDKIIRPSMVRKHYKLMKDAGVEVSYNEFEYAHLDFTFSHHEELLAYVMSRLILVGASMKQQPDQKSLKIRRKEGQASSSC; encoded by the exons ATGCAACGGCTTGTTGACCATACCCTCGCTGTCACCAAAGA GTCAGTTAAGACATTGACTTATGAGTCACTGAATAATGTTGTGAGATTGATTAATGGAGTGTCAGCAATATTATTGACGATATTGCCGGGGAAATCTTCTATTCTTGAAGGCATACATGGTTGGGAACTTCGTCCATCCTTTCGCGGACCTCGGCTTCCACAGTGGATGGAGAA TGGCGCCTCATCTTTTAACCAGTTCATTCATGAGCTTTCTATTGATTCTGATACCTCGTCCTCGAGTGTAGATTATTCATCatcagaagaagaagaatataCTGATGAAACCATTTGTCCTCCATCTCCACTGTCACAAAGTTCTCGGGTATCTAGAGCTCGCAGTTTTTCAAGGCGGAACAGGCATTGGTTCAGATACATCATCTCATGGCTCCTATTCCCAATCAAATTTATGTTGGGCCTACCTTTGTTTATATATGCTTTGGGTAGGGGCAGTAGAGCCTGTCGGACATCTGAGAGTTTCCAGTCTTCCCATGTACAAGCTAGGAATAGACTACAGACACTCAGGGTTCAGGTTATCCAGCGTGCGACTGACAGAAGACGTGGTGTTGTTGAG GATCTCCATCTAGCAACTGAGATCACCATAGAGGCTGTTTTTGAATTTTTTCACAAGGCAGCACACTGTCTTCTTTCACCAATAGGCACCTTAAAGAAAGTGGTGAAGTGGTTCTCTTCTGACAACAGTGGTCATGGGGATGGTCCCCCTGTTGGTTCAGGTGTCTCTGTTCCTGTGGACACCCTTTCAGAGAATGATCCTACTCCTAGAGAACGGAAGATGGGCTTTCATTCCCTCAATACAGATGCTCGGACATGTCAAGATGTCATTACAGagcttgg ATACCCATATGAAGCTCTTCGTGTTGTTACTGATGATGGATATATTCTCCTTTTGGAGAGAATTCCAAG ACGTGATGCTCGGAAGGTTGTTTATCTACAACATGGGGTTTTTGATTCATCCATGGG TTGGGTATCGAATGGAGTTGTTGGTTCCCCAGCATTTGCAGCCTATGATCAAG GATATGATGTTTTCCTAGGAAATTTCAGGGGATTGGTCTCGAGAGAGCACATTGACAAGAATATATCCTCACGTCA GTACTGGAAGTACTCTATAAATGAGCATGGGACACAAGATATACCTGCAATGATAGCGATGATCCACAAAACAAAAGTTACTGAATTGAAAAATAGCCAAAAAGCTGTGGAGGGAGAGAACGACAATGATCAGCCTTACAAACTTTGTGCAATTTGCCATAGTTTGGGAGGAGCTGCTATTCTAATGTACATCCTAACACGTCAACTTGAGGAAAAGCCCCATAGGCTATCAAGATTAATCTTATTATCACCTGCTGGCTTTCATCATGATTCCAATCCTGTATTCACAGTGATGGAATACTTGTTCCTACTAATGTCTCCTCTGCTTGCCCCCTTTGTGCCAGCTTTCTATATACCCACTCGGTTTTTCCGCATGCTGTTTAACAAGTTGGCCCGGGACTTCCATAACTTACCAGCAGTTGGAGGCCTTGTGCAAACTCTCATAAGTTATTTGGTTGGTGGAGACAGTTCAAATTGGGTTGGAGTCTTGGGGTTGCCACACTACAATATGAATGATATGCCAGCTGTTTCGTTCCGCGTGGCTCTTCATTTGGCACAGATCAAGCACACTAGGAAGTTTATAATGTTTGACTATGGCAGTGCAGCTGCGAACATGGAAGCTTATGGTTCTCCTCGGCCTTTAGATTTGGGGGAGTACTATTTCCTTATTGATATTCCTGTTGATCTTGTTGCTGGGCGAAAGGACAAGATCATCAGGCCATCTATGGTAAGGAAACATTATAAGTTGATGAAGGATGCAGGTGTGGAGGTGTCATATAATGAGTTTGAGTATGCTCATTTAGATTTTACATTTTCCCATCATGAAGAACTATTGGCGTATGTTATGTCTCGATTAATTTTAGTAGGTGCTTCTATGAAGCAGCAACCTGATCAGAAATCGTTGAAGATTAGGAGAAAAGAGGGGCAAGCCAGCAGCAGCTGTTAA